Sequence from the Capsicum annuum cultivar UCD-10X-F1 unplaced genomic scaffold, UCD10Xv1.1 ctg77307, whole genome shotgun sequence genome:
AGATTAAGTAATTGTGCTGTCAGAATTCTTCCTGAAATGTTGCAGTTGGACAATTGAAGTGACATGAGATTTGAAAGACTTGATATTGGTTTAGCCCAATGAAATGATTCCGAGCACTTTGATAGATTAACACCTGTCAATACTAGATATCTGAGACGCCGGAGTCCTTCTAACCACCTTAGATTCGTACTAGACAGATATCCATAGCTTATAAAAGATAACAGTGAGCCAGAATCTAACTTTGGTGGTAATGTCAAGCTAATAGTAATAGAAGACAAATCGGGTACTAAATTAGCACACGATAAATCAAGAGACCTTAAAGATGTAAGGTTTGAGAACTGTGTGGTGATGGAATCTTGAAACATGGAATTCGACAGATTGAGATAAGTCAACTTTGTTAAGTTCGATATCTCAACAGGTAACTTTGAGAACATGAAGTTGTTGAAACTCAGGTCGAGATATTGGATATGGTCAAGAGTGAAGAGCAATGGAGATATAGTACCTTTAAGGGCAAAATCGGACTCGTTAGAATCTGAAACAACTTCCTTATTGACATTGATCATGACTTCATTCGGATGAGGATTCCGGAGATTGACAACTACAACATGACCTGAACTCGAGCACTTGATTCCTTTCCAATCGCAACAGTTTTCGCCCTTCCATGAAGATAACCGATTAGATGGATCAGTCAGCAAGGATTTGAAGCTCATTAGGGCTGCTCTTTCTCCTTCATGACAACCACCAATGagcaaaaaagggtaaaatagagtAGCAAATATAAGGAAAACTTTCTATAACCACATGATTTCAAGATGATGAACAATATCCTAGATTGTCAAATATAAC
This genomic interval carries:
- the LOC124894771 gene encoding receptor-like protein EIX2, with the translated sequence MKLENLQFISLSRNKLSGPIPENLEGLKKMTKTQNQTTILGYYYSLKFTGAQLEIVTKGQTRFLVSVYSYNTGFDVSSNALTGKIPEKIGLLNGIPFLNLSHNNLTGLIPKTIGEMISLESLDLSYNQLTGEIPVTLATLDFLAYLNLSYNNLSGRIPTNPHFDTLHPDGTAYIGNRYLCGSPDGLNCRISGVFMLLYLIDDNWRNRMKLTPGNVFFTNNLVQGVQVEQKVFLIFATLFYPFLLIGGCHEGERAALMSFKSLLTDPSNRLSSWKGENCCDWKGIKCSSSGHVVVVNLRNPHPNEVMINVNKEVVSDSNESDFALKGTISPLLFTLDHIQYLDLSFNNFMFSKLPVEISNLTKLTYLNLSNSMFQDSITTQFSNLTSLRSLDLSCANLVPDLSSITISLTLPPKLDSGSLLSFISYGYLSSTNLRWLEGLRRLRYLVLTGVNLSKCSESFHWAKPISSLSNLMSLQLSNCNISGRILTAQLLNLTSLSTLEMRTF